The Candidatus Neomarinimicrobiota bacterium DNA window CATGATGGAAAAAGCCAAGCATGACCCGCTCCAGGGCTCTTGGGTTCATCTGACCGTGTCCCAAACCGAAACGCACCTGGGGTAGCAGGGTTTGCAAGCGCTGAAGCATAATGCCAATAGATTCAACACGATTATGTACAAAAAAGACCTGTCCTCCACGATCAACCTCTCTCAGGATTGCCTCCCGGATCCGCCCCTCGTCAAAATCCATAACAATGGTTTCCACTGGCTGACGATCTTTTGGTGGGGTTTTGAGCATGGACATATCTCGCGCCCCCATGAGTGACATTTGCAGGGTTCTGGGGATAGGGGTGGCCGTCATTGATAAAGAATCAACCGAGGTTTTGATCTCTTTTATACGCTCCTTGTGTTTCACCCCAAAACGATGTTCTTCATCGATAATTAGTAATCCAAGTTGTTTAAAAACAACATCTTTAGACAACAACCGATGCGTGCCGATAACCACATCAAGGGTCCCTTTTTCAAGGGCGACCAGGGTTTCTTTTATTTGCTTTGGAGTTCGAAAACGCGAGAGCACCCCAATATTCACCGGATAATCAGCGAAGCGCTCCAGGAAAGTTTCGAAGTGTTGCTGAGCCAGAATGGTTGTGGGAACCAAAATTCCAACCTGACGCGAATCATTGACAGCCTTGAACATAGCCCTCATGGCGACTTCAGTTTTGCCAAAACCCACATCGCCGCACAAAAGACGATCCATAGGATGAGAAGATTCCATATCCCGCTTGATATCTTCTACGGCAACAAGTTGATCAGGGGTTTCATCATAGACAAAAGAGGCTTCCATGCGTTTTTGGAAATCAGTATCCGGGCTATAAGGAAATCCCTCAACCACGAACCGGTTGGCATAAAGCTCGATAAGCTCTTTGGCATAATTGTCAACAGCTCTACGGGTTTTAAGTTTGACCTGATCCCATTCGGTGGTGCGTAAACGGGTTAATTTTGGAGGAATTTCGACATGAGATTCATATTTATGCACACGATGCATTTTTTCTACAGGTACGTAAACATGGTCGCCAGCCTCATATTCAAGCGCCAGAACCTCTCTCATGGAATTATTAACAGGTATTAGCTGGGTGCCCAGATATCTACCAATTCCATAATCCAGATGAACAACCACATCACCTTCTTCAAAAGCTTCTATTCGGGTAATGGGTTTAATCGGAAAAAGGCGTGGAATAATACTCCTTTTCCGATTTCGGCCAAAGATTTGATGATCTGTGAGTACCGCCAGCTTGTTCTGGTGGTCAATGAAGCCGGAGGAGAGAGAAAGGCGAACTGTTTCAAACCGAAAATCTTCAAACAAAACGCGTAATCGATCGAGCTGAATTCCCGTATCAGCGCAGATATAAACCCGGTAAATCGCATCATTTAAATGACGAAGGCGAGCGCGAACCGCTTCCAGGTTGCGCTGAAACTCTGGTTGGACCTCAATATCCCAGTGTGATCCCACCGTGTCCTTGGACTGATACCAAAAAACAGAACGCTGCTTTTTCTGTTTTTGCAATAGAGTCGCGACCGATGAAGAGTTTGTGTCTTCGAGGAGAGGCCGATACTGGAAAAAGGAAACCTTTTCAGGAATAGATTCCAGCAGTGGATCAATGACGGTCTGCTCAAAAGGATTTTCCGGGAAGAGGGTCATTTCCGACAATTCATTAACAGAGCGCTGGGTGGAAGGGTCAAACTCATGGATAGACTCAAGGGTGTCACCAAGGAAATCCAAACGAAGCGGGTTGTCGCCACCACCAGGGAAAACATCAATAACGCCACCCCTGACAGTAAAATATCCAGGTTCAACTACAAAAGAATCACGCTCAAAACTATAGCTTACCAGCGTGTTCTCAAGCTCGCCAATGGAGTAAACCCCACCTTTTTTTAAGGTGAACGAATTGAGAGCATTACTGGAAATACCGCTTAACAATTCAGAGGCCTGGGTTACATAGATCGCCGGCAGAGCCTCAAGCAGAGCTCGAAGCGCTCGCCCAGACTGTCCTGTATCGATACCATCAACCCGATCACTGCCAACAAAGTGGATCTCACGCCCAAGATCAAGCGCCACCAGGTCATTCAGCAAGCGTTCGGCTGAAGATTTGTCGGGCAGAACCAAAACAGAAGCGCCATTTATCTGGTTAGCCTGAATTAAAAAGGGGAGCAGGGCCGGTTCCACATCATATACAGCAGAACCGGGGTGGCTGTAAAATTCTGCGGTAGCAGAAAAAAGATCAGGATGTTTCACGTGAAACAGTTTTTTTCAATAAGATAAGTAGAATAGAGATGTCGGCAGGGCTAACCCCGCTAATCCGGGAGGCCTGGCCAATGGTTTCGGGCTGGATTCGCTGCAACTTTTGTCTGGCCTCAAAAGAAATCGCAGTCATATCATTATAATTAACCGAAGTGGGGATGATCATATCCTGGTGTTTTGAAAGCCGCTCGACCTGAAGTTTCTCGCGTTCTATATATCCACGATATTTGGTGTTGGTGGCAATGAGGTTCAAAAGGGTAGGGGGTAGTGTTTTGATCCAGTCGGGTAAAACGGAGTACAGTTGAGTGATAGAAACATGTGGTCTGCGGAGCAGGTTGGCGATAGACTGGTTCTCTTTTACCGGGGCTTGAACATCAATTAAAGCGGTGATGATCTCCGGCTTTAGATAAAGCGTTTCAAAAAGGGTCTCAGCCTTGGCCGCCTGCGATTTTTCCCTAACAACCCGCTTATAAAGAGTCTCGTCGGTCAGGCCCAGCGAATACCCTCGCTCAGCAAGTCGAAAGTGGGCATTATCGTACCGTAGCAAAAGACGATGTTCGGCTCTGGAGGTGAACA harbors:
- the mfd gene encoding transcription-repair coupling factor; this encodes MKHPDLFSATAEFYSHPGSAVYDVEPALLPFLIQANQINGASVLVLPDKSSAERLLNDLVALDLGREIHFVGSDRVDGIDTGQSGRALRALLEALPAIYVTQASELLSGISSNALNSFTLKKGGVYSIGELENTLVSYSFERDSFVVEPGYFTVRGGVIDVFPGGGDNPLRLDFLGDTLESIHEFDPSTQRSVNELSEMTLFPENPFEQTVIDPLLESIPEKVSFFQYRPLLEDTNSSSVATLLQKQKKQRSVFWYQSKDTVGSHWDIEVQPEFQRNLEAVRARLRHLNDAIYRVYICADTGIQLDRLRVLFEDFRFETVRLSLSSGFIDHQNKLAVLTDHQIFGRNRKRSIIPRLFPIKPITRIEAFEEGDVVVHLDYGIGRYLGTQLIPVNNSMREVLALEYEAGDHVYVPVEKMHRVHKYESHVEIPPKLTRLRTTEWDQVKLKTRRAVDNYAKELIELYANRFVVEGFPYSPDTDFQKRMEASFVYDETPDQLVAVEDIKRDMESSHPMDRLLCGDVGFGKTEVAMRAMFKAVNDSRQVGILVPTTILAQQHFETFLERFADYPVNIGVLSRFRTPKQIKETLVALEKGTLDVVIGTHRLLSKDVVFKQLGLLIIDEEHRFGVKHKERIKEIKTSVDSLSMTATPIPRTLQMSLMGARDMSMLKTPPKDRQPVETIVMDFDEGRIREAILREVDRGGQVFFVHNRVESIGIMLQRLQTLLPQVRFGLGHGQMNPRALERVMLGFFHHEFDVLLSTTIVESGLDIPNANTLIVNRADAMGLSQLYQLRGRVGRSHRKAWAYFLAPGFRKLSVNAIKRLNALERHAHYGGGYEIAMRDLEIRGSGNVFGTEQSGQIANIGYHLYTRILKETLELLKEVGDDEAVIFPAPDMTVDVEMQLPGSYIEDTVERIALYRRIAEGENIAAIYSLRGELRERFGRLPGSVQNLIDATLVKILARSLGIRSVVVKSGRAQADFLPEHVEHAGGKIIKDLSRALSETGLKVEIINNRSLTFFIMDPGSGGSLNSLRIFLESLMLPAKFSEHTNKT